In a genomic window of Gloeocapsopsis dulcis:
- a CDS encoding cation:proton antiporter: MQEDFRLIVDLVLVLAVAAGGGLLAALLRQPVLLGYLLGGMVVGPAGLGLIKELIQVETLAQFGVAFLLFALGVEFSFAEIKKVQIISLGGGGLQIALTILVTALVSVFVGWVSSPAQGVFLGAILSLSSTAVVLKCLMERNETETTHGQIMLGILVVQDLALGLMLAVLPALDQPVETIGIAVVTALLRIGLFAAGAVAAGIWLIPPLLKLLARTESRELFLLGVVALCLGIALLTEHLGLSIEMGAFVAGLMISEVEYADQTLTYVEPLRDIFATLFFAAIGMLIDPVFLWQNLELILGLVALVWLGKFLIVTPLVKAFGYSLKTALLVGLGLAQIGEFSFVLASEGQALGLVSRRVYLLILGTTAVTLVLTPFVLRLVPSFFNWAESIPWLRPFLDADVPREVASDIPVQGHLVVCGYGQMGRNLVRLMQEHGLPVVVIEQSESKIQKLREAGIPYVYGNASSLRVLETAGVDEARSLAIALRDPMSTRLCLKRALELSPELDTVVCANKDQDIELLYQLGAREVVQPEFEASLELSTHLLAGVGLALPVIQQQMQLIRSHHYLELRPERSPAQVSRELQLAARDMNSRWYRLPNTSPLAGMTLEEVNLRYLTGVSLMAIRRAKGEEVDYPDATAILQTGDRLLLVGTTEELAAFDELAKGEVAIHDENMLCYWIVLGINSPVVNQTLAQLDIFTRCSVQVQAIRRDGKFFWFPDINMSLQAGDLLLLCGAYPALSQLQQWLSTQGTQGVLPILS; the protein is encoded by the coding sequence GTGCAGGAAGATTTTAGATTAATTGTTGATTTAGTTTTGGTTCTCGCCGTCGCTGCTGGTGGAGGACTACTAGCGGCGTTATTACGCCAACCAGTACTACTGGGCTATCTACTAGGAGGTATGGTTGTAGGTCCAGCAGGACTAGGATTAATCAAAGAATTGATTCAGGTAGAAACTCTAGCACAGTTTGGCGTTGCTTTTTTATTATTTGCCTTAGGCGTTGAATTCTCTTTTGCTGAAATTAAAAAGGTTCAAATTATTAGTTTAGGCGGTGGTGGGCTGCAAATTGCTTTAACAATTTTGGTAACAGCCTTAGTATCAGTATTCGTTGGCTGGGTTAGTTCTCCTGCGCAAGGCGTGTTTTTAGGGGCAATTTTATCACTCTCCTCGACAGCAGTTGTGCTCAAGTGCTTGATGGAGCGCAACGAAACAGAAACTACGCATGGACAGATAATGCTAGGGATTCTGGTGGTTCAAGATTTGGCACTAGGACTCATGTTGGCAGTGTTACCAGCCTTGGATCAACCTGTTGAGACGATTGGTATTGCTGTTGTCACCGCGCTATTGCGTATCGGCTTATTTGCTGCGGGAGCAGTAGCTGCTGGAATTTGGCTGATTCCACCGTTATTAAAGCTGTTGGCACGTACTGAAAGCCGAGAGTTATTTTTGCTTGGTGTTGTGGCGTTGTGCTTGGGCATTGCACTGCTGACAGAACATTTAGGTCTTTCGATTGAAATGGGGGCATTTGTTGCCGGATTGATGATTTCGGAGGTGGAGTATGCCGATCAAACTTTGACGTATGTTGAGCCACTGCGCGATATTTTTGCCACGCTATTTTTTGCGGCGATTGGGATGTTGATCGATCCCGTGTTTCTCTGGCAAAACCTGGAATTAATTTTGGGGCTAGTAGCGCTGGTATGGTTGGGTAAGTTCTTGATTGTTACGCCTTTAGTAAAAGCATTTGGCTATTCGTTGAAAACAGCTTTATTGGTAGGATTAGGCTTAGCACAAATTGGAGAATTTTCTTTTGTTTTAGCAAGTGAAGGACAGGCATTAGGGTTAGTTTCTCGGCGAGTATATCTTTTAATTTTGGGAACAACCGCAGTGACGCTGGTACTGACACCATTTGTGTTGCGGTTAGTACCGTCGTTCTTTAATTGGGCAGAATCTATACCTTGGCTAAGACCATTTTTAGATGCTGATGTGCCACGGGAAGTTGCATCAGATATTCCTGTCCAAGGTCATCTGGTTGTTTGTGGTTACGGACAGATGGGGCGTAATTTGGTGCGGTTGATGCAAGAACATGGGCTACCTGTAGTGGTGATCGAGCAGTCAGAAAGTAAGATTCAAAAGTTGCGCGAGGCTGGTATACCTTACGTATATGGCAATGCTAGTAGTTTGAGAGTCTTGGAAACTGCTGGGGTAGATGAGGCGCGATCGCTGGCAATCGCCTTACGCGATCCAATGAGTACCCGTTTGTGTCTCAAACGCGCTTTGGAACTATCTCCTGAACTCGATACTGTCGTCTGTGCGAATAAAGATCAAGATATTGAATTACTGTATCAACTAGGCGCAAGAGAAGTCGTACAACCTGAGTTTGAAGCAAGTCTCGAACTTTCAACACATTTACTAGCAGGAGTAGGCTTAGCGCTGCCAGTTATTCAACAGCAAATGCAGCTAATCCGCTCGCATCATTATCTTGAATTGCGACCTGAGCGATCGCCTGCACAAGTTTCTCGTGAGTTACAGCTAGCTGCTAGAGATATGAATAGTCGCTGGTATCGTTTACCTAATACATCTCCACTCGCTGGCATGACACTGGAAGAAGTAAATTTACGGTATCTTACTGGTGTCAGTTTGATGGCAATTCGTCGGGCAAAAGGCGAAGAAGTTGATTATCCCGATGCTACGGCAATTTTACAGACAGGCGATCGCTTATTACTTGTTGGAACTACCGAGGAACTCGCGGCGTTTGATGAATTAGCTAAAGGTGAAGTGGCGATTCATGATGAAAATATGCTGTGTTACTGGATCGTGCTAGGAATTAATAGCCCAGTGGTTAATCAAACCTTGGCACAGTTAGATATTTTCACTCGTTGCAGTGTGCAGGTGCAAGCAATTCGACGGGATGGTAAATTCTTTTGGTTTCCCGATATTAACATGAGCTTGCAAGCAGGCGATTTGCTGCTGTTATGTGGAGCTTATCCAGCTTTGAGTCAACTTCAGCAATGGCTGTCAACACAGGGTACGCAAGGAGTTTTGCCTATTCTGTCGTGA
- a CDS encoding LysR substrate-binding domain-containing protein: MELRHLRYFIAVAEELNFSRAAERLHIAQPPLSQQIRDLEIELGVKLFERTKRRVELTTPGKVFLEKSRLALQQVDQAVIAVQKASRGEIGRLVIGFNSSATYSVLPQILHVFREQCPDVELDLQELTTRQQCDRLHYNQIDVGILYLPIESEALSTMAVLQEKLVVAIAETHPLAALPELSIKALSHEPFIMPLHHLGEGLYSQILHFFQQTNFMPNVVQEAIQLQTAISLVAGSVGIALVPASLQNLQRPGVVYKILQEPTPEIEIAVAWRQLDPSPVLQQFVNTVRGIF, encoded by the coding sequence ATGGAACTGCGACACCTACGTTACTTCATTGCAGTTGCAGAGGAACTAAATTTCAGCCGTGCAGCAGAAAGATTGCATATTGCCCAACCGCCGTTGAGTCAGCAAATCCGAGATTTAGAAATAGAGTTAGGAGTCAAGCTTTTTGAGCGAACCAAGCGCCGAGTAGAATTAACTACTCCTGGAAAAGTGTTTCTAGAAAAGTCACGGCTAGCACTACAACAAGTCGATCAAGCAGTTATTGCAGTCCAAAAAGCCAGCCGTGGTGAAATTGGTCGATTGGTAATTGGTTTTAATAGCTCAGCAACATATAGCGTGCTACCGCAAATTTTACATGTCTTTCGCGAGCAATGCCCAGATGTAGAGTTAGATTTGCAAGAGTTAACCACTCGCCAACAATGCGATCGCCTGCACTACAACCAAATCGATGTCGGAATTCTTTATTTACCAATTGAGAGTGAAGCCCTCAGTACTATGGCTGTATTACAAGAAAAACTTGTTGTTGCGATCGCAGAAACTCATCCTTTAGCAGCACTACCTGAATTATCTATCAAAGCACTCAGCCATGAACCGTTTATTATGCCTTTACATCATTTAGGAGAAGGGTTGTACAGTCAGATTCTACACTTTTTTCAACAGACAAACTTCATGCCAAACGTTGTGCAGGAAGCTATTCAACTGCAAACAGCAATTAGCCTGGTAGCTGGCAGTGTTGGTATAGCACTTGTACCTGCTTCGCTACAAAATTTACAAAGACCAGGTGTTGTCTATAAAATTCTCCAAGAACCCACGCCAGAGATTGAAATAGCTGTAGCCTGGCGACAACTCGACCCCTCTCCAGTTTTGCAGCAGTTTGTTAATACCGTTCGAGGAATTTTTTAG
- a CDS encoding GNAT family N-acetyltransferase: MAETDIKLRIATIEDLELILSFISQKAEFDGYPNSLEITIDKLRQTLFAQPPLAQVLLAQVNDVAVGFALFSYAYSSFLAQPTLWVGDLYVQPLMRGKGIGTALLQRLAQIAQETNCGRLEWTVANRNNRAIAFYKRHGTQVLDVRLCRVARSAISQLAGRQSDKRLTAFQK; encoded by the coding sequence ATGGCTGAAACTGATATTAAACTTCGCATAGCGACAATTGAAGATCTTGAGTTAATTCTTTCGTTTATTTCGCAAAAAGCAGAATTTGACGGGTATCCCAATTCTTTAGAAATCACGATTGACAAGTTAAGGCAAACTTTATTCGCTCAACCTCCACTCGCACAAGTGTTGTTAGCCCAAGTAAATGATGTTGCGGTTGGATTTGCGCTCTTTTCCTACGCTTACTCCAGCTTTTTAGCACAGCCGACGCTTTGGGTAGGAGATCTGTATGTGCAGCCACTGATGCGCGGTAAAGGAATTGGTACAGCGTTGTTGCAGCGTTTGGCGCAAATCGCACAAGAGACAAATTGTGGCAGGTTAGAATGGACGGTTGCGAATCGCAATAATCGTGCGATCGCTTTTTATAAAAGACACGGTACGCAAGTTTTAGATGTCCGGCTGTGTCGAGTCGCGCGATCTGCAATTTCCCAACTAGCAGGTAGACAGTCAGACAAAAGATTGACTGCTTTTCAAAAGTAA
- a CDS encoding GNAT family N-acetyltransferase, with the protein MHKVKISYQENHDIDCLSILNLYKANHWSSANKPEQLYNALMHSHLLVSAWDKSKLVGLGNAISDNFLVVYYPHLLVLPEYQKQGIGRQIMKILTSRYQGFHQHILLAEKQAIEFYKKCGFKRAEKTEPMWIYAKEED; encoded by the coding sequence ATGCACAAAGTAAAAATTAGTTATCAGGAGAATCATGATATTGATTGCCTTAGCATTCTTAATTTGTATAAAGCGAATCACTGGTCTTCAGCTAATAAACCTGAGCAACTCTACAATGCACTGATGCATTCCCACTTGCTAGTTTCTGCGTGGGATAAAAGTAAGCTAGTTGGTTTGGGCAACGCTATCTCTGATAACTTTTTAGTCGTTTACTATCCTCACTTACTTGTGTTACCAGAGTACCAAAAACAGGGCATAGGTAGACAAATTATGAAGATTTTAACGTCTCGTTACCAAGGTTTTCATCAACATATTCTCCTTGCAGAAAAACAGGCAATTGAGTTTTATAAAAAGTGTGGCTTTAAGCGTGCAGAAAAAACTGAGCCGATGTGGATATATGCAAAAGAAGAGGATTAG
- a CDS encoding Hfq-related RNA-binding protein, with the protein MPSEFDPALPSIRQVQTLIKQANRVELKLVTGDLVIGKISWQDQNCLSMVDANNQTILVWRHAIAYLKPIN; encoded by the coding sequence ATGCCTAGCGAATTTGATCCAGCGTTACCTAGCATTCGCCAAGTTCAAACCTTAATTAAACAAGCAAACCGCGTCGAGTTGAAACTTGTCACTGGCGATTTAGTCATCGGAAAAATTAGCTGGCAAGATCAGAATTGTTTAAGTATGGTCGATGCAAATAATCAAACTATCCTCGTCTGGCGTCACGCGATCGCCTATCTCAAACCAATCAACTAG
- the dapF gene encoding diaminopimelate epimerase, with the protein MMIEFAKYHGLGNDFILIDNRLSSQPVVTPEQAIKLCDRHFGIGADGVIFALPGQNGTDYTMRIFNSDGSEPEMCGNGIRCLAAFVAEIDGDQPESQKRIHTLAGTITPQIMPNGQVKVDMGIPRLLAGEIPTTLCSEDVKVVDEPLEVAGQNWNVTCVSMGNPHCITFVEDVTAISLENIGPQFEHHTVFPQRTNTEFIQVVHRDYLKMRVWERGAGATLACGTGACAALVAGVLTGKCDRLATVELPGGCLQIEWSQIDQRLLMTGPAQRVFTGVVEI; encoded by the coding sequence ATGATGATTGAATTTGCCAAATATCACGGACTCGGAAACGATTTTATTTTGATTGACAATCGCCTGTCATCACAACCTGTCGTCACGCCCGAACAAGCAATTAAGTTATGCGATCGCCACTTTGGGATTGGTGCGGATGGCGTGATTTTCGCGCTACCAGGGCAGAATGGTACTGACTACACAATGCGGATCTTTAATTCTGATGGTTCAGAACCAGAGATGTGTGGTAACGGTATTCGTTGTTTAGCGGCATTTGTCGCAGAAATAGACGGCGATCAGCCAGAAAGCCAAAAGCGCATTCATACGCTAGCTGGCACTATTACACCGCAAATTATGCCTAATGGTCAAGTCAAAGTCGATATGGGTATCCCTCGGTTACTTGCAGGTGAAATTCCGACGACTTTATGTTCAGAAGATGTGAAGGTAGTTGACGAACCACTAGAAGTTGCAGGACAAAATTGGAATGTTACGTGTGTCAGTATGGGGAATCCGCACTGTATTACGTTTGTCGAAGATGTGACAGCAATTTCGTTAGAAAATATTGGTCCCCAATTTGAGCATCACACAGTTTTTCCGCAACGGACGAACACAGAATTTATTCAAGTCGTGCATCGCGATTACTTAAAAATGCGCGTATGGGAACGCGGTGCTGGAGCTACTTTAGCGTGTGGTACAGGGGCTTGTGCGGCTCTAGTTGCAGGTGTGTTGACAGGAAAATGCGATCGCCTTGCTACAGTAGAACTTCCAGGAGGGTGTTTGCAAATTGAATGGTCTCAAATCGATCAGCGGTTGTTGATGACAGGACCTGCGCAGCGCGTGTTTACAGGTGTTGTAGAAATTTAG
- a CDS encoding family 10 glycosylhydrolase, whose protein sequence is MSNHRLRSARPRFAWQRLLATVLTGSLVSTNFGSPPPAKAQTTAYCQLTAAATQEKETLRQSALQGNTEAQNRYRALVNQHAQILRDCRNRTWPQTQAVWLRLYPCDLQPGVLDKVMDRVVNRGYNQVYIEVFYDGQVLLPTAANPTVWPSVVRTPGSERTDLLAQAIQKGRERGLKVYAWMFMMNFGYSYGQRPDRQSVLARNSKGDTSLYVVDNASQVFIDPYNLQAKRDYYQLILEIIRRRPDGVLFDYVRYPRGSGAGSVVNRVQDLWIHSEAAQQALHRRALNHKGLNLIQRFVSKGYITAGDIEAIDRLYPQEGEPLWQGRTPPPAPQPPNEPPTAAQRQPQLQWELWQLSVAHAIQGIIDFLAIAAWPVQRQGMKTGAVFFPDGNQAVGRQGYDSRLQPWDRFPTTLEWHPMSYAACNNTSCIAALVQRVLQYAPSGTQVIPAIAGVWGKPISNRPSLEAQMQALRAYAPRIQGVSHFALSWQEPQLESERKSCRIR, encoded by the coding sequence ATGTCCAACCATCGTTTGAGATCTGCCCGTCCTCGCTTTGCTTGGCAACGCTTGCTTGCCACAGTGTTAACAGGTAGCTTAGTGAGTACTAATTTTGGTAGCCCTCCTCCAGCCAAGGCACAAACAACAGCGTATTGCCAGTTAACAGCAGCAGCAACACAAGAAAAAGAAACCTTACGGCAATCTGCCCTGCAAGGCAACACAGAAGCTCAGAACCGCTATAGAGCACTTGTGAATCAACACGCTCAAATTTTACGCGATTGTCGCAACCGTACCTGGCCTCAAACTCAAGCAGTATGGTTGCGGTTATATCCCTGCGATCTTCAGCCTGGAGTACTCGATAAAGTGATGGATCGCGTCGTTAATCGTGGCTATAACCAGGTATATATCGAAGTATTTTATGACGGTCAAGTTTTGCTACCCACAGCTGCCAATCCTACCGTTTGGCCTTCTGTAGTTAGGACTCCTGGTAGTGAAAGGACAGATTTGCTAGCCCAAGCAATTCAAAAAGGACGTGAGCGAGGGTTAAAGGTCTATGCTTGGATGTTCATGATGAACTTTGGCTACTCCTACGGACAGCGCCCAGACCGCCAATCGGTGCTAGCACGCAACAGTAAAGGAGATACGAGTTTGTATGTGGTTGATAACGCCAGTCAAGTGTTTATCGATCCTTACAACTTGCAAGCTAAAAGAGATTATTATCAGCTCATTTTAGAAATCATCCGGCGTCGCCCTGATGGAGTTCTCTTTGACTATGTGCGTTATCCCAGAGGTTCAGGCGCTGGCTCTGTTGTCAATAGAGTACAAGATTTATGGATTCATAGTGAAGCGGCTCAACAAGCTTTACATCGTCGGGCACTGAATCATAAAGGACTTAACTTAATTCAGCGCTTTGTGAGTAAAGGATATATCACTGCTGGAGATATTGAAGCCATCGATCGGCTATATCCCCAAGAAGGCGAACCTTTATGGCAAGGTCGCACACCTCCCCCAGCACCACAACCACCCAATGAACCACCAACTGCAGCACAAAGACAACCTCAATTGCAGTGGGAGTTATGGCAATTAAGCGTTGCTCATGCAATTCAAGGCATTATCGACTTTTTAGCAATTGCAGCTTGGCCTGTACAGAGACAAGGAATGAAAACGGGTGCAGTATTTTTCCCAGATGGCAACCAAGCAGTGGGTCGTCAAGGTTATGACTCGCGTTTGCAGCCTTGGGATCGCTTTCCAACAACTTTAGAATGGCATCCTATGTCTTACGCAGCTTGCAATAATACGAGTTGTATTGCAGCTTTGGTACAGAGAGTTTTGCAGTACGCACCATCTGGGACACAGGTAATCCCTGCGATCGCTGGAGTTTGGGGTAAACCAATTAGTAATCGTCCATCGCTAGAAGCCCAAATGCAGGCACTTCGCGCGTATGCCCCACGAATTCAGGGTGTAAGTCATTTTGCACTCTCCTGGCAAGAACCACAGCTAGAAAGCGAGCGCAAATCTTGTAGAATCCGCTAA
- the psb27 gene encoding photosystem II protein Psb27: MLMKRYWSRLLALALVVVIGLMGCSSNAFSDGLSGDYRQDTLAVVNTLRNALDLPDDAPEKAEVQTEARQKINEFAARYQRDGSIAGLSSFTTMRTALNSLAGHYSSYPNRPVPAKLKKRLEQEFKQVEMALNRNS, from the coding sequence ATGCTTATGAAGCGCTATTGGTCACGTCTACTCGCCCTCGCGTTGGTTGTTGTCATTGGCTTGATGGGCTGTTCTAGCAATGCTTTCTCAGATGGTCTGAGTGGGGATTACCGCCAGGATACACTAGCTGTGGTAAATACATTGAGAAACGCCCTCGATTTACCCGATGATGCTCCTGAGAAAGCCGAGGTACAAACAGAAGCACGTCAAAAAATTAATGAATTTGCTGCCCGTTACCAACGAGATGGTAGTATTGCTGGTTTAAGTTCTTTCACCACAATGCGAACTGCATTAAATTCCTTAGCAGGACACTATAGCTCTTATCCCAATCGCCCAGTACCAGCAAAACTCAAAAAACGGTTAGAGCAAGAATTCAAACAAGTAGAAATGGCGCTTAACCGAAACAGCTAA
- the cofH gene encoding 7,8-didemethyl-8-hydroxy-5-deazariboflavin synthase subunit CofH: MTTKAIEKILARALTGYELSPQEGVLLLQQTELDAIAAIRDTANQLRCQQVGDTVTYVINRNINFTNICEQHCSFCAFRRDADEAEAYWLEWGQILEKTTDAVQRGATEICMQGGLNPQAKINGRSLLYYLKLIETIKAQFPQLHLHAFSPQEVAFIARKDDISYASVIAALRDAGVDSMPGTAAEVLDDRVRRILCPEKINTATWIEIVSTAHRLGVPTTSTMLSGHIETPQQQIHHLQQLRSLQQTSQRRNYPATITEFILLPFVGQEAPKPLRRRVGRDQPLLADALLLTAVARLFLGHAIPNHQPSWVKLGLTGATEALKWGCNDIGGTLMEEHITTMAGAIGGTCMEVETLHTAISSLNRPHAQRDTLYYFLKKDEKHVRG; this comes from the coding sequence GTGACTACTAAAGCCATCGAAAAGATTCTGGCGCGTGCCTTAACCGGATACGAGCTATCCCCGCAAGAGGGAGTGCTATTATTACAGCAAACCGAACTCGACGCGATCGCAGCAATTCGCGATACCGCCAATCAACTCCGTTGCCAACAAGTAGGTGACACTGTAACATATGTCATCAATCGTAATATTAACTTTACTAATATTTGCGAACAGCATTGTAGTTTCTGTGCATTTCGGCGCGATGCTGATGAAGCAGAAGCTTACTGGCTAGAGTGGGGACAAATTCTCGAAAAAACAACTGATGCCGTACAGCGCGGTGCAACAGAAATTTGCATGCAAGGAGGATTAAACCCACAAGCAAAAATTAACGGGCGTTCTTTGCTTTACTACCTAAAACTGATAGAAACAATCAAAGCACAATTTCCTCAACTGCACTTACACGCATTTTCTCCCCAAGAAGTAGCATTTATTGCGCGGAAAGATGATATCAGCTATGCCTCAGTCATTGCTGCTTTACGCGATGCAGGAGTTGATTCAATGCCAGGAACCGCTGCTGAAGTCTTAGACGATCGAGTCAGGCGGATTTTGTGTCCAGAAAAAATTAACACAGCTACTTGGATAGAAATTGTTAGTACAGCACATCGATTAGGTGTACCAACAACTAGTACAATGCTCTCTGGACATATTGAAACACCACAACAGCAGATCCATCACCTCCAACAATTGCGATCGCTACAACAAACTAGCCAACGCCGAAATTACCCTGCTACAATCACCGAATTCATTTTGCTACCATTTGTCGGTCAAGAAGCCCCCAAACCTCTCCGCCGTAGAGTCGGCAGAGATCAACCACTGTTGGCTGATGCACTCTTACTCACAGCAGTAGCACGGCTCTTTCTGGGACACGCGATACCTAACCATCAACCAAGCTGGGTCAAACTAGGGCTTACAGGAGCAACAGAAGCTTTAAAGTGGGGCTGCAACGATATTGGCGGTACCTTAATGGAAGAACACATCACCACCATGGCAGGTGCGATCGGTGGTACGTGTATGGAAGTAGAAACCCTACATACCGCAATTAGTTCTCTCAATAGACCACATGCACAACGCGATACCCTCTACTACTTTCTAAAAAAAGATGAAAAGCACGTTAGGGGTTAG
- a CDS encoding glycosyltransferase family 39 protein, translated as MNSKLNLKTKYQDILLLLGWTAIAVGLRLTLLASKPPWTDEFSTLVFSLGNSFLGVPLNQLIALDTLLQPLQHNLNHGVVQVIQNLVTESNHPPLYFVLAHLWMNFWSPQSTDLVSVWIARSLPALLGAASVPAIYGLGWLTFRSRLVSHLSAAMMAVSPYGIFLAQEARHYTLAILWVIASFSCLVVAVRRLEYRKPIPIWLVIVWIAANFLGIATHYFFVLTLGAEAIVLSVLRWRHYTACPEYPRSGSWWQILIVAVGTFLGGLVWLPVFFQNNYGSDLTDWIQNGTNGLLALVNPIFQALAAWITMICLLPVEAPQLPIVIASGFVMLIFFLWALPQLYRGIKVKLQQPTTRLMMWVFVGIVYSAIALFFFFTYGFGIDLTRGARYNFVYFPAVMILVGASLAVCWRTPHHQGKRAVALIWLMGLLSAITVVCNLGYQKYYRPDLMVEIIQNTSQSPILIATTHKTHVQIGEMMGIGREFKLAGVNPPQFLLARETSAPTATLQKALNNVSRPLDLWLINFHAPVVVDSCAVDTQALPHVNGYNYQLYRCY; from the coding sequence ATGAATTCAAAACTCAATCTAAAGACTAAATATCAAGATATATTGCTATTGTTGGGATGGACTGCGATCGCTGTTGGTTTGCGGTTGACGCTACTGGCAAGTAAACCACCTTGGACGGATGAATTCTCGACGTTAGTCTTTAGCTTAGGCAATAGTTTTCTTGGTGTTCCGTTAAATCAGCTGATCGCGCTTGATACACTACTGCAACCGTTGCAACATAATCTTAATCATGGGGTTGTACAAGTCATTCAAAACTTGGTGACAGAAAGCAATCATCCACCACTGTACTTTGTGCTAGCTCATTTATGGATGAATTTTTGGTCGCCGCAGTCAACTGACTTAGTTTCAGTATGGATAGCGCGATCGCTGCCTGCGTTACTTGGTGCAGCATCAGTTCCGGCAATCTATGGGCTGGGTTGGCTTACTTTTCGTTCCCGTTTAGTCAGTCATCTGTCAGCGGCGATGATGGCAGTTTCGCCTTATGGAATTTTTTTAGCTCAAGAAGCCCGACATTATACGTTAGCAATTTTATGGGTAATTGCTTCCTTTAGTTGTTTAGTTGTTGCAGTTCGACGCCTTGAGTATCGTAAACCAATCCCGATTTGGTTAGTTATCGTTTGGATTGCCGCAAATTTTTTAGGGATCGCAACGCACTATTTTTTTGTATTAACTCTTGGTGCTGAAGCTATTGTTTTAAGTGTGCTGCGGTGGCGTCATTACACAGCTTGCCCTGAATACCCTAGGTCTGGTTCTTGGTGGCAAATTTTGATAGTTGCGGTAGGAACCTTCCTCGGTGGTTTAGTGTGGCTACCTGTGTTTTTCCAAAACAATTATGGTAGCGATCTCACCGATTGGATTCAAAACGGAACTAATGGATTATTAGCATTAGTTAACCCAATTTTTCAAGCTTTAGCTGCTTGGATTACGATGATATGTTTGCTGCCAGTAGAAGCGCCACAACTACCGATTGTCATTGCTTCTGGTTTTGTCATGCTAATTTTCTTTTTGTGGGCGCTACCTCAGTTGTATCGTGGTATCAAGGTAAAACTCCAGCAACCTACAACACGCTTAATGATGTGGGTTTTTGTAGGGATTGTGTATAGTGCGATCGCATTGTTCTTTTTCTTTACTTACGGTTTTGGCATCGATTTGACTCGTGGCGCACGCTATAACTTTGTCTATTTCCCTGCAGTTATGATTTTAGTCGGAGCAAGTCTTGCAGTTTGTTGGCGGACTCCTCATCACCAAGGAAAACGTGCTGTTGCCTTAATTTGGCTAATGGGATTACTCAGCGCGATTACAGTAGTTTGTAATTTAGGTTATCAAAAATACTACCGCCCTGACTTGATGGTAGAAATTATTCAAAATACCTCTCAATCACCAATACTGATTGCCACAACCCATAAAACTCACGTGCAAATTGGTGAAATGATGGGTATAGGTAGAGAATTTAAACTTGCTGGAGTTAATCCGCCGCAATTCCTGTTAGCGCGTGAAACAAGTGCGCCTACCGCAACTTTACAAAAAGCTTTAAATAATGTTTCCCGACCTCTAGACTTGTGGTTAATCAATTTTCATGCCCCAGTGGTAGTAGATAGCTGTGCTGTTGATACTCAAGCTTTGCCACACGTTAATGGTTACAATTATCAGCTGTATCGCTGCTATTAA
- a CDS encoding DUF3318 domain-containing protein: MEPAIEIRRLVEIMPASGRMMTKIVNKPEQATVINSPFPLPWHQQRLIYINFDLWRRLSQPQRDLLLLRTVSWLLRVKWLKPDIYQGVVIAGLIGTTIELLQQDAVGVLVAGGLSAIALHRIWRNNRSIQLEIEADEAAIQIAQRRSYIAAEAAEHLLAAIEAVTKLEKRPGLSFVELIRCQNLRAIAGLSSVSVPEALK; encoded by the coding sequence ATGGAGCCAGCTATTGAAATTCGCCGCCTCGTAGAAATCATGCCGGCTTCTGGTCGCATGATGACTAAAATTGTAAATAAACCAGAGCAAGCAACTGTAATTAATAGCCCGTTTCCCTTACCTTGGCATCAGCAGCGTTTGATATATATCAATTTTGACTTGTGGCGTCGTCTTTCGCAGCCGCAAAGAGATCTGCTGCTGTTACGAACCGTATCTTGGCTTCTCCGAGTCAAGTGGCTAAAGCCAGATATCTATCAAGGTGTTGTCATCGCAGGGCTAATAGGCACAACAATTGAATTATTGCAGCAAGATGCTGTAGGGGTTTTAGTGGCAGGAGGCTTGAGTGCGATCGCACTTCATCGCATTTGGCGTAATAACCGCAGTATACAACTAGAAATTGAAGCAGACGAAGCCGCCATTCAAATCGCCCAAAGGCGCAGCTACATCGCAGCCGAAGCAGCAGAACACTTGTTAGCTGCCATAGAAGCCGTCACCAAACTCGAAAAACGTCCTGGTTTAAGTTTTGTAGAACTTATTCGTTGTCAAAATTTACGGGCGATCGCAGGTTTATCTTCTGTGAGTGTTCCAGAAGCGCTGAAGTAA